Part of the Schaalia odontolytica genome is shown below.
CCGCGCGATCGAGGATAAAGGTGACGCCGGCGCGATGGAGCGCAACGTCCATGAGGAGCTGATCGAACCCTCGGTTCAAGAACGTGGCGTAGAGCGCAACAACGGGGTGCGCCCCTTCATAGGCCATGCCGGCGGCCGACGTCACCGCTTCGGCCTCGGCAATGCCGACGTCTATCACGCGACCGGGGAACGCCTCATGCATGGGTCCAAGCCCCACCGGCTGCATCATCGCGGCCGTGATGCCCACGATGTCCTCGCGCGTGGCGGCCAGGGAGCGAATCTCGTCGGCAAAGACGCTCGTGAAGCCAAAGCGTTCGGGAGCGACGGGCAGTCCGGTCTCGGGGTGGATGGGGCCGACCGCGTGGAAGCGGTCCGCGATGTTCTCCTCGGCGGGCGTGTAGCCGCGTCCCTTCTCGGTGATCACGTGCACGAGGACGGGCTGGTCGAGGGAACGCGCGCGCCTCAGCGCGGTCTCGACCGCCGCGATGTCGTGGCCATTGACGGGGCCCACGTACTTCAGGCCGAGGTCCTCGAACATGACCTGGGGGTTGAGAGCGTCCTTGATTCCCGTCTTCAGGCCGTGGAGAGCGTCGTAGGCGGCGCGCCCCGGAATGCCCTTGCTGAGAAGATGCTGCTTCCCCCACGCGAGGGCACGCTCGTAGCCCGCGGACGTGCGCAGGGCATCCAGGTGAGTGGCCAGGCCTCCGATCGTGGGGGCGTAGGAGCGACCGTTGTCGTTGATAATGATCGCGATGCGCCGGTTCTTCGAGGTCGCGATGTTGTTGAGGGCCTCCCAGGCCATTCCGCCGGTCAGCGCGCCGTCTCCGATGACGGCGACCGTCCACGTGCGATCCCCGCGCCGATGCTTCTCCCGCGAGATCCCATCGACCCACGCCAGCGACGACGACGCGTGAGAGGATTCGACGACGTCGTGCTCAGACTCGGAGCGAGACGGGTAACCCGACAGGCCGCCCGGGCAACGCAGCGAGGAAAAATCTTGGCGTCCCGTCAGGAGCTTGTGCACGTATGCCTGATGGCCCGTGTCGAACACGATCGTGTCCTGCGGCGAACGGAAGACGCGGTGCATACCGATCGTGAGTTCAACCACTCCAAGGTTGGGTCCCAGGTGCCCTCCGGTACGAGAGACGTTATCGATCAGGAACTCCCGAATCTGGCGCGCCAGCTCATCCAGCTGTCCGGGATCGAGGCGGCGCAGCTCCCGCGGTGCGGTGCAGCGCGACAACAGGTCGCGAGACTCTTGTGCTCCAGACATGAGCACCAGTGTAGTTCCCTCCGCGTCTCATCTACGCGTCAAAGCGGGATCCTCTCCCGTGGGATCCGCGCAGGCGGGAGACGCGAGCACTAAGATGGGAACGTAGGCTCGCCATACGCTCAAGGAGGCACTATGTCCGTCACCGTCGCTCCTCACGGCATTTGGAAGTCCCCCATTACGGGTGATTCCTTCACTGCGCGTTCGGTCACCCTCTCCCAGGTCCGGGTTGATGGACCGGACACCTACTGGGTGGAGGGTCATCCCCTGGAGGGAGGCCGTGGCACGCTGCTGCGGCGGCGCGGGACAGGCGAGACGGGCGAGGTTCTGCCCCTCATTGACGGGGTTCGCCTGCCCGACGTGGGCACGCGCGTGCACGAGTACGGCGGCAAGGCATACGCCGTCCACCACGGGGTCATCGTCTTCTCCGACCGCACCGACGGTCGCGTCTACGCCTACGACACCTCCGACCCGCGCCGAGGGGTGCGCCCCCTGACGACCCTGTCGAAGGTCCGCTACGGTGACTTCTGGATCGCGGACGTACGTGACCTCGTGTACGCGGTCGCCGAGGACCACTCGGGGCCGGGCGAACCCGTCAACTCCATCGTCGCGATCCCCCTGGACGGCTCCGCAGCGCGTGACGACAGTGCCATCATCCCCGTTTTTGGCGGGACGGACTTCGCTCAGGCACCCGTCGTGTCCCCCGACGGGACAAAGCTCGCGTGGATCTCGTGGAACCATCCGAACATGCCATGGACGTCCTCGCAGCTGCGGGTTGCCTCGCTGACCTTTGAGGGGCGGATCGACCGCGAGGTCGTCCTCGTCGATCAGCCGGGCGTGTGCGTCTACGAGCCGCGGTGGACGCTGGACGGGGACCTCATCCACGTTGACGATTCCTCCTCCTGGGCCAACCTGTACCGCACCCAGGGTTTTGTCTGGAACGAAGGGGAGGATCCCAACGCCTGGACGACGCGGCTACGCACCCGCTCCCTGCATCCGGGGCGCAGAGCTTTCTCCCACCCCCACTGGCAGCTGGGCCTGCACTCCTACGACAACTACGACAACGACCTTCTCGTCTGCTCCTGGGTCGAGGACCAGGAGTGGCATATCGGCACCGTGCGCGTCGACAACGGCATGGCCGAGGAGTGGGCAACCGGTTGGTGGCCGATCGGCAACGTCGCAGCGGCCGACGGTCGCGTCGTGTTCCTAGCGGACTCCGCCACGCACACGCCCGCGATCATCGAGGTCTCGCGCGGCAAGACAAAGGTTCTGCGCCCCTCCTCCGAGGCGGAAGTGCCCGCTGCCCTCATCTCGACGGCGCAGATGCTCACGTGGAAGACCTCCGACGGCGAGGAATCGCACGGCCTCTACTACGCGCCCGTCAACCCCGACTTCCGGGCACCGGACGGGGAGCTTCCTCCCCTGATCGTCAACGTGCACGGCGGGCCGACCAGCGCCAGCCGACCCGGCCTGTCGGTTCCCTTCCAGTATTGGACGAGCCGCGGCTTCGCTGTCCTCGACGTCAACTTCCGGGGATCGACGTCCTTTGGCCGCGCCTACCGTCAGAAGCTCAACGGCCAGTGGGGCGTCATGGACGTCCAGGACTGCGTTGACGGCGCCCAGTACCTGATCGACCTGGGGTACGTCGATCCGAAGAGGATTGCCATTCGTGGCAGCTCCTCCGGTGGTTTCACGGCGCTCAATGCCCTGGCTTCCTCGGATGTTTTCACCGCGGGCGCCTCCTTCTACGGAATTGCCGACCTGGTGAAGCTGGCGCAGAGCAGCCACAAGTTCGAGTCGCACTACGATCAACTGCTGATCGGATCGGACGATGTGTCGGACCCGGTGTGGGCCCAGCGTTCCCCGATCAACCGTGTCGATCAGATCCACGCTCCTCTGCTGCTCCTTCACGGTGGCGAGGACCCCGTCGTGCCCGCCGCTCAGGCGGAGGAGATGTACGAGGCTCTGCGGGCAGGCGGTAACGCGGTGGCGCTCAAGCTCTACCAGGGTGAGGGGCACGGATTCCGTTCCGCCGTCAACATCAAGGACGCATGGCAGACCGAGCTCTCGTTCTACCGCACCGTGTGGGGCATCGCCACCGACGCCCCCATCCACGTCGAGATCGCGAACCTGTGACGCGGCGTCCTCAATCCCCGCAGCCCGGTCGGTCGGCTGCGGGGATTCGCGTGAGGGTCGGCCACACGGTCGCCGCGCACCGATCCCTGCTCGGCATTGCTGCGGCCGTGGTGGGCGCCGTCGTCGGCGCCGCGGCGGTCCTGTTTAACTTTGCGATTCGAGCGTGGACGTGGGTATCCACGGGCTTCACCGAGTACACGACCCACATCGGGTCGCCGCACGGGGTCTGGGGATGGGCTCCCTGGCTCTTCCTCCTCCTCTCCCCCGCGCTGGCCGGAGCGGTCTACGGTCCGCTCATTCAGCGTTTCGCCCCCAGCGCGAAGGGCCACGGCATTCCGGAGGTCATGCTCGCGGTGCGCCGCAAGGGCGGACGCATTCCCGGGCGTGTCGCGGTCGTGAAGATCGTGTCCTCGGCGCTGACGATCGGATCGGGTGGCTCCGCTGGGCGCGAGGGGCCCATCGTGCAGGTGGGGGCATCGCTGGGATCAACGATCGCCTCGTGGCTCGGGATGCCGGTCTCCCGAGTGGTGTTGCTTGCCTCGTGCGGGTCGGCGGCCGGCATCGCGGCCACCTTTCACGCGCCGCTGGCCGGCGCGGTGTTTGCGCTTGAGGTGATTCTCACGGAGTTCACGGCGGAGACCTTCGGTTTCGTCGTTCTCTCGGCGGTCAGCTCCTCGATGGTTGCCCGCATCCTTCAGGGCGATGAGATGGTGGTGCGCGTCGCGAGTGACCTGTCTTTCGCCTCTCAGACGGACATGTGGTGGGTGGCGCTGCTGGGACTCGTCGCGGGCATGTGCGGACTGGGATTCTCCAAGCTCCTCTACGCGTGCGAGGACGCGATCGACTGGCTGTGGGCGCGCACGCGCCTGCCGCAGTGGGCGCGCCCGGCGGTCCTCGGCCTCGTGCTCGGCGCGGGCCTGGTCGCGTTCCCGTACATGTTCGGGTCGGGTTATCCGCTGGAGGAGGATGCCATCGCGGGCAACTTCTCGGTTGCCTTCCTGCTGGCCCTGATGCTCGGGCGCGCCCTGTACACCGCCTTCACGATCGGAATGGGCGGGTCGGGCGGAGTCTTCGCGCCCACTCTCTTCATCGGAGCGATGGCGGGCGCAGCCTTCGGGGACGTCGTCTCCCCGCTGTCCGCTTCGCCCGTCGGTGTCTTCGCGGTGGTGGGCATGGGTGCCGCATTTGCGGGTGCGGCCCGCGCCCCCATGACGGCCGTTCTCATCATCGTGGAGATGACGGGGCAATTCTCCCTCATCCTGCCGATGATGTTGGCGGTCGTCATCGCCACGGGAGCCTCGCGTTTCCTGACCCGCGCGACCATCTACACCGAGAAGCTGCGTCGGCGCGGGGACGTGTTGGACGACCCGGTGGAGGGAACTCTCCTGGGCACGCGGGTGGCCTCGCAGTGGATGACGCACGCCCCCGAGGTTCTCGCCGCCTCCGCCTCGGTTGCCTCGGCCCTGTCGGCGCTGCGCCGCACGAAGGAGAGCGCGCTGCCGGTGGTCGACGGCGGTCGCTTCGTTGGCTTGGTGTCCTCACTGCGTCTGGCCGAACTCACCCAGGAGGGTGGTTCGCTCGACTCCCCGCTCTCCGATCTTCCCCTCATTGACGAGGCGGTGCCCGACGGCGCTCCCCCCACCAAGGTCCTTGAGGCGCTGCGGCGCACGGGCCTGCAGGCCCTGCCCGTCCTGGACAATCAACGCCGCGTCGTTGGCTGGGTCTCCGAGCGTGACCTGGTGGATCGCATGTACCGCGACCAGCGCCGCGCGATCGCGGCCCGCACGCAGACCTCATGGGGGTCGCGCCTGAAGGAGCGCCGGGCGAGGTGAGGAGTGCTCACCGCGACAGGACCGAGACCATCTCCACGTGGTGCGTGTGGGGGAATAGGTCCCAGGCCTGCAGGCTCGCCAGGGTGTAGCCGCACTCGGTGAGTGCGCGCAGGTCGCGCGCTCCGGCCGCCGGGTCGCAGGACACCAGGACGACGCGAGGAGCACCTGTGGCCGCGATTGCCTCGCATACCTCGGCTCCCGCACCGGCGCGCGGCGGATCGGCTACAACCACGTCGGGCACGGCACCCAGCTGGCCCGACAGGTCGACGACTCCCTCACGATCCACGTTTCCGGCGAACGCGTCCACCCAGTCAAAGGCCGCGAGGTTCTCGCCCGCATCACACACGGCACCCTCGTCGCCCTCAAGCGTCACGACGTGCCCTGACTCGCCGACGGCACGCGCGAGCGGCACGGAAAACAAGCCCGCGCCCGAGTACAGCTCCATGATCGCACGCCCAGCCCCGGCCTCGTGGGCACCAAAAGCCGCAGCCAGCACGGCGTTCGCGAGCACCTCGGCGCCGCACACGTGCGTCTGCCAGAAACCGGAGGGGCGCACGTAGTACGACTCGACGCCGGAGCCAAGCGGCACGTTCCAGCGCAACACATCGACGTCGATACGCACGCCGTCGGCGGCGTACGTGTCCTCGCCGATCAGGACGACGGGCTCACCGCCGGAGGGGGCCACCGCGCGCACGCGGTCCCCCGGCTTCCACAGATGACGCCACGGCGTGTCCTCATCGAACAGCCCGAGCTCGCGGATCGCGGGCACAGCAAGCGGCATGTCCTCGAGCGCGATCACGCGGCGTCCGCGGAACTCGTGCATGCCGGCGCGACCATCCGCGTCGATGACGACGTCAATGCGAGAGCGACGACCGGTCGGCGGATCGCCCGGGTCCTCATCGCCCGGCGCGGGAGTGACACGCACTCCCCCGAGGGCGTCCACGGCGTCGGCCAGAGCCTCGCCGCCCACGCGGCGCAGCTGCCCGGCGATCACCCGGGACTTCCAGTCGCGCTGAGCGGCGGGCGTCAGGTGCGCGAGTTCTCCGCCACCGACGCCTCCCGGACCGGCCTGGGGCCACACGGAGGGGACCCGATCGGGCGATGCCTCGACGACCTCGACGACGTCGGCCCACGCGAGCTTCTTCTGGACGGCGGTCACCCGCGCACGGACAACCTCACCTGGTGCCGCGTGGCGCACGAAGACGACACGCCCGCTCTCGTCGCGGGCGACGCAGGCGCCGCCGTGTGCGGGCTCGCCGACGGTCAGGCGAAGGACCTCGCCGATGCCCTCACGGGGCTGCGCGAGAGCGGGACGGCGGCGCGGGGAGGGACGGCGACGCGAGGGGCGAGGACTCACGGGGCCTCCTGGGAGGATCGCTCCGCAACGCGCGCCACGCTCGAGGTGCCGACCTCGGGTGCGGGGACGCGCAGGAACGGGTCGTTGACGCGCTGGCGGCCCTCCACGACATCGTCCTCGCCGAGCTTCCAGGGCACGACCGTGATGACGACCCCGGGAACGTCAAGCAGCGCGGCGCGCAGTCGCAGGGCCGACTGGTTGTGCAGGAGATTCTCCCACCAGTGGGTCACCAGGAACTGAGGCATGTAGACGACGAGCATCTCGGTGGGCGTTGCGCGGCGGCGAGAACGCACGTACTGCACGATCACCGAGGAAATGTCGCGGTAGGGAGCCGACAGAAGCGTCAGCGGCACGGGCAGGCCCGACTCCTTCCACTGGCGCAGGATCTTGTTCTCCTCCTCGTCGTCTGCCGCGACCGAGACCAGTTCGATGGAGGTGGGCGAGGAGGCTCTCGCCGCCGCGACCGCACGCATGGCGGGGCGGGACAGTGAGGAGACCAGGACGAGAGCGCGCACGCGGGTGGGCAGCGCTCGGCGCGCGTTCCAGTCGTCCACGCGCAGCTGGGCGCTCACCGTCTCGTAGTGCCGATGGATCGAGATCTGCACGCCGAAGGCGATCGCAATCATCAGCAGGGTGATCCACGCGCCGTGCGTGAACTTCGTGGCCAGCACGATCAGCAGAACCAGGCCCGTCATCATGAAACCGACGATGTTGACGGCCCGAGATCGCAGGACGGCCATGCGTTCCTGACCCGACTGGCGCGAGCGAAGCTGCTTGTTCCAGTGACGGATCATTCCCAGCTGGGAGAGGGTGAAGGAGATGAACACACCGACGACGTAGAGCTGGATGAGGCGCGTCGTCTCCGCGTGGAAGCCGACGATCAGCGCGATCGCGGCGACGGTCAGCACGACGATGCCGTTGGAGTAGGACAGTCGATCGCCTCGGCGCACCATCTGGTGGGGAAGGAAGGAGTCCTTCGACAGGACCGAGGCCAGGGTGGGGAATCCGTTGAAGGCCGTGTTTCCGGCCAGGACGAGGATGAACCCGGTGACGACGGTGATGAGGATGAACGGGATCGACCCCTGGCCGAAGACGGCCGAGGCAATCTGGGAAATCGCGGGGTTGATGGGCGTGTTCTCCGCGACGGCCCGTCCCCCGTCGGTGAGCTGCGCGGCCGGATCGTCGACGATCTTGACCCCGGTTGCCCTGGCGAGCACGAGGATGGAGATCATCATCGACGCCGCGATCATCCCCAGCATCGCCAGGGTCGCCGCCGCGTTGCGGGACTTGGGCCGACGGAACATGGGCACGCCGTTGGAGATCGCCTCGACACCCGTCAGCGCCGCGCAACCGGAGGAGAAGGCACGCATCAGGAGGAACGCGCCGGCGAGCCCGGCCAGGCCGTCGGTGTGACCGGGGGCGGCAACCAGGTCGTAGGCCGCAGTCGGCGCAACCCCCAGCGTGCCGGTCGCCATCTTCGCGAAGCCGACGACGATCATGAGCCCAATGGCCAGCATGTACACGTAGGTGGGCACGGCGAAGGCGCCACCGGCCTCGCGGGTTCCGCGCAGGTTCAGGGTCGCCAGGATCACGACGAGGCCGACCGCGATCGGCACCTCGTAGCCCGCCAGCGCGGGCACGGCGGTCGTGATGTAGTTCGCACCCGACGAGATCGAGACCGCGACGGTGAGAATGTAGTCCACCAAGAGGGCCGAGGCCACGAGCAGACCCCAGGAGCGGCCGAGGTTCGTGGTGACGACCTCGTAGTCGCCGCCGCCGGAGGGGTAGGCGTGAACGGTCTGCCGGTAGGAAGCCACGACAACCGCGAGGACGAGCGCGACAACGGCGCCGACCCACACGGACTGCAGGGCCGCCATGGACCCGGCCAGCGCAAGGGTGAGAAGCACCTCGTCGGGAGCGTAGGCGACCGACGACAGAGCGTCGGAGGCGAAGATCGGCAGAGCGATACGTTTGGGCAAAAGCTGGTGACCCATCGCGTCCGATCGCATCGGGCGCCCAATGAGCACGCGCTTCGCATAGGCCAACAAGTTCGTCACAGTGTGTAAGCCTAGTCCACCCGGCGCCCGCGCGGCAGGGCTGGGCACGCACGGATGGCCACCGCGCCCGAGGCGGAGTAGGTTGGTAGTCGTGCACTTTGTGATCATGGGTTGCGGGCGCGTCGGCGCCCGGTTGGCTTCAACGTTGGACGCCGCGGGGCATTCCGTGGCCGTCATTGACCAGGATTCCAAGGCTTTTTCGCGCCTTCCCTCGGACTTCTCGGGCCGTCGCGTCACGGGGGTGGGAATGGACCGGGACTGCCTGCGCCAGGCGAACATCAAGGAGGCCTACGCTTTCGCCGCCGTCTCCTCGGGTGATAACTCAAACATTATTGCCGCTCGCGTGGCCAGGGAGGTCTTCCACGTCGAGCACGTGGTCGCCCGAATCTACGATCCTGCGCGCGCCTACCTCTACGAGCGGCTGGGTATTCCGACCGTCGCCACGGTGCAGCGCACCGCAGAGTCGATGCTGCGGCGCATGCTTCCCCCCGACGCGTCGCTGACGTGGTCGCACCCAACCGGTTCGGTCGCGCTCGTGAACGCGACCCCCTCCCCCGGCTGGTACGGGCTGCGTTTCCCCGTCGTCGAGGAGCTGACGGGCTGCCGCATCGTCTTCACCTCGCGCCTCGGTTCGATCCGCACGGCCTCGCCCGACCTGGTGGTGCAGGAGCACGATCAGCTGTACTTTGCGATCAACGGGACCGAGACCGGGCCGCTGCGCGACCTGCTCGCGTCCGCGCCGAGGATGGAGGAGTGAGCATGAAGATCGTCATCGCAGGAGCAGGTTCGGTGGGCCGCAGCGTCGCGCTGGAGCTGCTGGCCCACGGCCACGACATTACGCTCATCGATCACACGCCCGAGAAGCTGCGGATCTCCTCGGTTGCTGACGCCGACTGGGTGCTCGCTGACGCGTGCTCCCCCGATGCGCTGCGCGACGCGGGCGTGGCCGAGGCCGACGTGATGGTTGCGGCCACGGGCGACGACAAGGCCAACCTGGTGATCTCACTGCTGGCCAAGACCGAGTTCGCGGTTCCCCGCGTTGTCGCCCGCCTGAACAATCCGAAGAACGAGTGGCTCTTCGACCAGGCGTGGGGCGTGGACGTGTCGGTGTCGACGCCTCGGATCATGACCTCACTCGTGGAGGAGGCGGTCTCGGTTGGCGTTCCCGTCAGGCTCTTTTCGTTCAACACGGCGGCCGTGTCAATGCACGCGCTGATCCTTCCGGAGGACTCGCCGGTCGTAGGCCGACGCGTGCATTCCCTGGAGCTTCCCGCGAACGCGGTGCTCGCGGCGCTGCTGCGTGATGGGCGTCCCATGAACCCCAGCGCCGACGACGTGTTCGAGGCCTCCGACGAGTTGCTCCTCCTGGTTCCCGACGCCGACAGCGAAGGCCTCGTGCGCCTGCGTCAGGCGGTGGCTTCTCCGACGTCGGAGGATTCGGAGGAATCGGAAGGAGAGTCGGCGGGGGCGTAGCCGCGCAGGCCGCGCCAGGTTGCCCACGCGCCGAGCGCGAAGAGGGGCAGCCCCAGGGCGAGCTTCGCGACTCCGAGGGCCGCGACGGCGCCCGCTGCCCACAGGGGCGCCTGGACGGCAACTCGCAGGGCAAAGACTCCCGCCCACATCCACGTGAGCGATCCGCATCGGCGTCGCAGGGCCGCGTGCTGCGGGTCCCTGCGCCAGGTGGAGGGCAGCCCGACCAGGGTCGCGTAGAGACCGGCGACGATGCTGCGACGCGCGAGTGCGGAGGCAGCGAAGGCTAGGGACATCGCGACGTTGGTGAGGATGCCCCACACGAAGTAGTTCTCGCCTCGCCCGGTTGCCGCGGCGAAGATGACACCGATCGCGACGCCGAGGAAGCCCGAGAGCGCCTGTCTGGCGCCCTGACGCTGGATCAGGCGCACGGCGCAGGCGAGCAGTGCAACGGCGGAGGCCGCGACGAGGGTGGGCAGTAGCGCGTGGGTTGCGACGTACACAACGACGAACACCAGCCCGGGGGCGGAGGCCTCAATGACGCCGCGGGTTCCACCCAGGGTCTGGGACCAGGAGAACTCCTCAGACGCGGACTGGCTCATCCAGCGCGGGGTGGGCATCAGCTCTCTCCGCCGATGACGCGGTACAGGGGGTTGATGATGACCATACGCTCCCCCACTCGTCCGACGGTCCCCTCGACCTCCAGGCGTTGGCCGACGCTCAGGCCGGGGATGGAGGATCGGCCCGGCCAGCGCAATTCCAGGGTATCCGTGCCGTCGTAGAGGGTCGCGACGAGGACACGCTGGCCTCCTTCCTCCGGCGGGTAGGTCATCCCCAGGAGAGTGCCGAACACGAGGGCGTGGCTCCGGTCTGCGATGTCGCGAATCGGGGTGACGCCTCGGGCGGCGCGGGCGGAATCCTCGTCGAGGGCGGCGTCCAGGGACCGCGCATCCTTATCGAGGCCCAGGGCGGCGCCGACGCGTGAGAGAAACGACCCCATGTCAGGCTTCCTGCGCGCCGACGGGAAGGCGGACGGGCAGCAGCTCCAGGCGCGTGCGCGGATGGTCGTCTCGGTGGACAACGATGCGGTCGATGACCTTCTCGATGTCGACGCCGACCTCCGCATTCGCGGCTGCGGGTCCGAGGATGTCGATGCGCGCGAACCAGCGGTCTCCTTCGCGCCCCAGGATGCGCATCCGCGAGGTCGCCGAACGCCCGTCCGGCATCTGCATGGGCATGTCGACGAGGAGCTCGTCGCCGTAGCGGGTGCGGATGTCGGCAACCTTGGCGTTCTGTTCCTCGAAGCCCTTGCGAATCTCTTCGCGCAGCTCCTCCCACACCCCTCCGGAGCGCGGCGCGGCCGCAACGCTCATCTGGATGCCGGAGTTGCCCAGGACGACGAGGATCTGCAGGACGGTCGTCCCGTCGTCCGCGACCTGGGTGCGCAGCTGCATTCCCTGAACGGCGGGGAACAGGATGGCTCCCATGTCGATGTAGCCTTCGGAGGTGTCGACCTCTCCGTAGTTTCGGGGGCCGGGTTCGCTCCAGATATCGGCGTCCTCGTCGGCAAGGCGAGGCAGTTCCTCCACCTGCTCGACCTCGCTCGGTGCTGTCTTCTTCTTGCGTCCGAACATTGTCCTGCCTTAGAGCGCGCACTCGGTGCACACGGGGGCACCGTTTTCGTCCACGTGGTCAAGCTGTGAGGCGTGATGGACGAGGAAGCACTGCGAGCACGTGAACTCATCGTCCTGACGAGGAACGACGTGAACGGTGAGTTCTTCCTTGGACAGGTCCGCTCCGGGAAGCTCGAAGTTCTCGGCGGCCTCGTTCTCGTCCTCCTCGATCTCGGAGGAGCCTGCGTCGTTGCGGCGCGACTTGAGTT
Proteins encoded:
- a CDS encoding class I SAM-dependent RNA methyltransferase, with the translated sequence MSPRPSRRRPSPRRRPALAQPREGIGEVLRLTVGEPAHGGACVARDESGRVVFVRHAAPGEVVRARVTAVQKKLAWADVVEVVEASPDRVPSVWPQAGPGGVGGGELAHLTPAAQRDWKSRVIAGQLRRVGGEALADAVDALGGVRVTPAPGDEDPGDPPTGRRSRIDVVIDADGRAGMHEFRGRRVIALEDMPLAVPAIRELGLFDEDTPWRHLWKPGDRVRAVAPSGGEPVVLIGEDTYAADGVRIDVDVLRWNVPLGSGVESYYVRPSGFWQTHVCGAEVLANAVLAAAFGAHEAGAGRAIMELYSGAGLFSVPLARAVGESGHVVTLEGDEGAVCDAGENLAAFDWVDAFAGNVDREGVVDLSGQLGAVPDVVVADPPRAGAGAEVCEAIAATGAPRVVLVSCDPAAGARDLRALTECGYTLASLQAWDLFPHTHHVEMVSVLSR
- a CDS encoding alpha/beta hydrolase family protein, producing MSVTVAPHGIWKSPITGDSFTARSVTLSQVRVDGPDTYWVEGHPLEGGRGTLLRRRGTGETGEVLPLIDGVRLPDVGTRVHEYGGKAYAVHHGVIVFSDRTDGRVYAYDTSDPRRGVRPLTTLSKVRYGDFWIADVRDLVYAVAEDHSGPGEPVNSIVAIPLDGSAARDDSAIIPVFGGTDFAQAPVVSPDGTKLAWISWNHPNMPWTSSQLRVASLTFEGRIDREVVLVDQPGVCVYEPRWTLDGDLIHVDDSSSWANLYRTQGFVWNEGEDPNAWTTRLRTRSLHPGRRAFSHPHWQLGLHSYDNYDNDLLVCSWVEDQEWHIGTVRVDNGMAEEWATGWWPIGNVAAADGRVVFLADSATHTPAIIEVSRGKTKVLRPSSEAEVPAALISTAQMLTWKTSDGEESHGLYYAPVNPDFRAPDGELPPLIVNVHGGPTSASRPGLSVPFQYWTSRGFAVLDVNFRGSTSFGRAYRQKLNGQWGVMDVQDCVDGAQYLIDLGYVDPKRIAIRGSSSGGFTALNALASSDVFTAGASFYGIADLVKLAQSSHKFESHYDQLLIGSDDVSDPVWAQRSPINRVDQIHAPLLLLHGGEDPVVPAAQAEEMYEALRAGGNAVALKLYQGEGHGFRSAVNIKDAWQTELSFYRTVWGIATDAPIHVEIANL
- the dxs gene encoding 1-deoxy-D-xylulose-5-phosphate synthase yields the protein MSGAQESRDLLSRCTAPRELRRLDPGQLDELARQIREFLIDNVSRTGGHLGPNLGVVELTIGMHRVFRSPQDTIVFDTGHQAYVHKLLTGRQDFSSLRCPGGLSGYPSRSESEHDVVESSHASSSLAWVDGISREKHRRGDRTWTVAVIGDGALTGGMAWEALNNIATSKNRRIAIIINDNGRSYAPTIGGLATHLDALRTSAGYERALAWGKQHLLSKGIPGRAAYDALHGLKTGIKDALNPQVMFEDLGLKYVGPVNGHDIAAVETALRRARSLDQPVLVHVITEKGRGYTPAEENIADRFHAVGPIHPETGLPVAPERFGFTSVFADEIRSLAATREDIVGITAAMMQPVGLGPMHEAFPGRVIDVGIAEAEAVTSAAGMAYEGAHPVVALYATFLNRGFDQLLMDVALHRAGVTFILDRAGITGSDGASHNGVWDIAMCSLIPGLRLAAPRDEDTLREELREAISVDDAPTVLRYRKGALPEPMPALRRVGDVDVLLDEEVAPCRARVLIVGTGACVPDAITAARRLIDDGISVTVVDPRWLVPISPDLASLALGFDAVIAVEDGIVQGGFGWALRDSLFDAGIPVRCLGVPQVLPEHGDRSEMIKDFGYDADGIEAAVRAQVERLARC
- a CDS encoding potassium channel family protein; this translates as MKIVIAGAGSVGRSVALELLAHGHDITLIDHTPEKLRISSVADADWVLADACSPDALRDAGVAEADVMVAATGDDKANLVISLLAKTEFAVPRVVARLNNPKNEWLFDQAWGVDVSVSTPRIMTSLVEEAVSVGVPVRLFSFNTAAVSMHALILPEDSPVVGRRVHSLELPANAVLAALLRDGRPMNPSADDVFEASDELLLLVPDADSEGLVRLRQAVASPTSEDSEESEGESAGA
- a CDS encoding APC family permease, with the translated sequence MTNLLAYAKRVLIGRPMRSDAMGHQLLPKRIALPIFASDALSSVAYAPDEVLLTLALAGSMAALQSVWVGAVVALVLAVVVASYRQTVHAYPSGGGDYEVVTTNLGRSWGLLVASALLVDYILTVAVSISSGANYITTAVPALAGYEVPIAVGLVVILATLNLRGTREAGGAFAVPTYVYMLAIGLMIVVGFAKMATGTLGVAPTAAYDLVAAPGHTDGLAGLAGAFLLMRAFSSGCAALTGVEAISNGVPMFRRPKSRNAAATLAMLGMIAASMMISILVLARATGVKIVDDPAAQLTDGGRAVAENTPINPAISQIASAVFGQGSIPFILITVVTGFILVLAGNTAFNGFPTLASVLSKDSFLPHQMVRRGDRLSYSNGIVVLTVAAIALIVGFHAETTRLIQLYVVGVFISFTLSQLGMIRHWNKQLRSRQSGQERMAVLRSRAVNIVGFMMTGLVLLIVLATKFTHGAWITLLMIAIAFGVQISIHRHYETVSAQLRVDDWNARRALPTRVRALVLVSSLSRPAMRAVAAARASSPTSIELVSVAADDEEENKILRQWKESGLPVPLTLLSAPYRDISSVIVQYVRSRRRATPTEMLVVYMPQFLVTHWWENLLHNQSALRLRAALLDVPGVVITVVPWKLGEDDVVEGRQRVNDPFLRVPAPEVGTSSVARVAERSSQEAP
- a CDS encoding chloride channel protein, translated to MRVGHTVAAHRSLLGIAAAVVGAVVGAAAVLFNFAIRAWTWVSTGFTEYTTHIGSPHGVWGWAPWLFLLLSPALAGAVYGPLIQRFAPSAKGHGIPEVMLAVRRKGGRIPGRVAVVKIVSSALTIGSGGSAGREGPIVQVGASLGSTIASWLGMPVSRVVLLASCGSAAGIAATFHAPLAGAVFALEVILTEFTAETFGFVVLSAVSSSMVARILQGDEMVVRVASDLSFASQTDMWWVALLGLVAGMCGLGFSKLLYACEDAIDWLWARTRLPQWARPAVLGLVLGAGLVAFPYMFGSGYPLEEDAIAGNFSVAFLLALMLGRALYTAFTIGMGGSGGVFAPTLFIGAMAGAAFGDVVSPLSASPVGVFAVVGMGAAFAGAARAPMTAVLIIVEMTGQFSLILPMMLAVVIATGASRFLTRATIYTEKLRRRGDVLDDPVEGTLLGTRVASQWMTHAPEVLAASASVASALSALRRTKESALPVVDGGRFVGLVSSLRLAELTQEGGSLDSPLSDLPLIDEAVPDGAPPTKVLEALRRTGLQALPVLDNQRRVVGWVSERDLVDRMYRDQRRAIAARTQTSWGSRLKERRAR
- a CDS encoding potassium channel family protein translates to MGCGRVGARLASTLDAAGHSVAVIDQDSKAFSRLPSDFSGRRVTGVGMDRDCLRQANIKEAYAFAAVSSGDNSNIIAARVAREVFHVEHVVARIYDPARAYLYERLGIPTVATVQRTAESMLRRMLPPDASLTWSHPTGSVALVNATPSPGWYGLRFPVVEELTGCRIVFTSRLGSIRTASPDLVVQEHDQLYFAINGTETGPLRDLLASAPRMEE